A region of Diospyros lotus cultivar Yz01 chromosome 3, ASM1463336v1, whole genome shotgun sequence DNA encodes the following proteins:
- the LOC127796261 gene encoding homeobox-leucine zipper protein ATHB-13-like isoform X3, translated as MAFFPANFMLQTPHEDDHQPPTSLNPILPPCTSQDFHGVASLLGKRSMSFSGIEVCDHQETHGDDDLSDDGSQAGEKKRRLNMEQVKTLEKNFELGNKLEPERKMQLARLLGLQPRQIAIWFQNRRARWKTKQLEKDYEVLKRQFEAIKADNDALQAQNQKLQAEILALKGSREPTESINLNKETEGSCSNRSENSSEIKLDISRTPAIDSPLSTHPTSRPLFPSSMRPTGLSQLLHTPSSRPDLHSHSHSHKLDQTVKDESFSNMFCGIDDQTAFWPWLEQQHFN; from the exons ATGGCGTTCTTCCCAGCCAACTTTATGCTACAAACTCCTCATGAGGATGACCATCAGCCTCCAACATCTCTCAATCCAATTCTGCCTCCGTGCACTTCTCAAGACTTCCATG GTGTTGCTTCACTTCTAGGGAAGAGATCCATGTCATTTTCAGGTATTGAGGTTTGTGATCACCAGGAAACTCATGGGGATGATGACTTGTCTGATGATGGGTCACAAGCtggagagaagaagaggaggctGAATATGGAGCAAGTGAAGACACTTGAGAAGAACTTCGAGTTGGGAAACAAGCTTGAACCTGAGAGGAAAATGCAGTTGGCTAGGTTGCTTGGTCTCCAGCCAAGGCAGATAGCTATATGGTTCCAGAACAGGAGGGCAAGGTGGAAGACCAAGCAACTAGAGAAAGACTATGAAGTCCTAAAGAGACAGTTCGAAGCAATCAAAGCTGACAATGATGCTCTTCAAGCCCAAAACCAGAAGCTTCAGGCAGAG ATATTGGCACTGAAAGGCAGTAGAGAGCCAACGGAGTCGATCAACCTCAACAAAGAGACAGAGGGATCTTGCAGCAACAGAAGTGAAAACAGCTCAGAAATCAAGCTGGATATCTCAAGGACACCCGCAATTGACAGCCCTCTATCCACACATCCAACCAGCAGACCCCTCTTCCCTTCCTCCATGAGGCCCACTGGCCTGTCCCAACTCCTCCACACCCCATCCTCAAGACCTGACCTCCACTCCCACTCCCACTCCCACAAGCTTGACCAAACTGTTAAAGATGAGAGCTTTTCCAACATGTTCTGTGGCATTGATGATCAAACTGCCTTCTGGCCATGGCTGGAACAGCAGCATTTCAATTGA
- the LOC127797956 gene encoding transcription factor PRE6, with protein MSSRSSRSRQSASSRITDDQIADLVSKLQQLVPELRHRRSDKVSASKVLQETCNYIRNLHREVDDLSDRLSELLANTDSNSAQAAIIRSLLM; from the exons ATGTCGAGCCGCAGTTCCCGTTCAAGGCAGTCAGCTTCCTCCAGAATCACTGATGACCAGATCGCTGATCTCGTCTCCAAGCTACAACAACTCGTTCCTGAGCTCCGCCATCGCCGCTCCgacaag GTCTCGGCTTCGAAGGTCTTGCAGGAGACCTGCAACTATATAAGGAACTTGCACAGAGAGGTGGATGATCTAAGCGACCGTCTTTCTGAGCTTCTCGCAAACACAGATAGCAACAGTGCTCAAGCTGCCATTATCAGAAGCTTGCTCATGTAA
- the LOC127796261 gene encoding homeobox-leucine zipper protein ATHB-13-like isoform X2: MAFFPANFMLQTPHEDDHQPPTSLNPILPPCTSQDFHGTIGVASLLGKRSMSFSGIEVCDHQETHGDDDLSDDGSQAGEKKRRLNMEQVKTLEKNFELGNKLEPERKMQLARLLGLQPRQIAIWFQNRRARWKTKQLEKDYEVLKRQFEAIKADNDALQAQNQKLQAEILALKGSREPTESINLNKETEGSCSNRSENSSEIKLDISRTPAIDSPLSTHPTSRPLFPSSMRPTGLSQLLHTPSSRPDLHSHSHSHKLDQTVKDESFSNMFCGIDDQTAFWPWLEQQHFN, encoded by the exons ATGGCGTTCTTCCCAGCCAACTTTATGCTACAAACTCCTCATGAGGATGACCATCAGCCTCCAACATCTCTCAATCCAATTCTGCCTCCGTGCACTTCTCAAGACTTCCATGGTACTATAG GTGTTGCTTCACTTCTAGGGAAGAGATCCATGTCATTTTCAGGTATTGAGGTTTGTGATCACCAGGAAACTCATGGGGATGATGACTTGTCTGATGATGGGTCACAAGCtggagagaagaagaggaggctGAATATGGAGCAAGTGAAGACACTTGAGAAGAACTTCGAGTTGGGAAACAAGCTTGAACCTGAGAGGAAAATGCAGTTGGCTAGGTTGCTTGGTCTCCAGCCAAGGCAGATAGCTATATGGTTCCAGAACAGGAGGGCAAGGTGGAAGACCAAGCAACTAGAGAAAGACTATGAAGTCCTAAAGAGACAGTTCGAAGCAATCAAAGCTGACAATGATGCTCTTCAAGCCCAAAACCAGAAGCTTCAGGCAGAG ATATTGGCACTGAAAGGCAGTAGAGAGCCAACGGAGTCGATCAACCTCAACAAAGAGACAGAGGGATCTTGCAGCAACAGAAGTGAAAACAGCTCAGAAATCAAGCTGGATATCTCAAGGACACCCGCAATTGACAGCCCTCTATCCACACATCCAACCAGCAGACCCCTCTTCCCTTCCTCCATGAGGCCCACTGGCCTGTCCCAACTCCTCCACACCCCATCCTCAAGACCTGACCTCCACTCCCACTCCCACTCCCACAAGCTTGACCAAACTGTTAAAGATGAGAGCTTTTCCAACATGTTCTGTGGCATTGATGATCAAACTGCCTTCTGGCCATGGCTGGAACAGCAGCATTTCAATTGA
- the LOC127796261 gene encoding homeobox-leucine zipper protein ATHB-23-like isoform X1: MTCIEWRSSQPTLCYKLLMRMTISLQHLSIQFCLRALLKTSMYPNFYDGSGVASLLGKRSMSFSGIEVCDHQETHGDDDLSDDGSQAGEKKRRLNMEQVKTLEKNFELGNKLEPERKMQLARLLGLQPRQIAIWFQNRRARWKTKQLEKDYEVLKRQFEAIKADNDALQAQNQKLQAEILALKGSREPTESINLNKETEGSCSNRSENSSEIKLDISRTPAIDSPLSTHPTSRPLFPSSMRPTGLSQLLHTPSSRPDLHSHSHSHKLDQTVKDESFSNMFCGIDDQTAFWPWLEQQHFN; encoded by the exons ATGACCTGCATTGAATGGCGTTCTTCCCAGCCAACTTTATGCTACAAACTCCTCATGAGGATGACCATCAGCCTCCAACATCTCTCAATCCAATTCTGCCTCCGTGCACTTCTCAAGACTTCCATG TATCCAAACTTTTATGATGGTTCAGGTGTTGCTTCACTTCTAGGGAAGAGATCCATGTCATTTTCAGGTATTGAGGTTTGTGATCACCAGGAAACTCATGGGGATGATGACTTGTCTGATGATGGGTCACAAGCtggagagaagaagaggaggctGAATATGGAGCAAGTGAAGACACTTGAGAAGAACTTCGAGTTGGGAAACAAGCTTGAACCTGAGAGGAAAATGCAGTTGGCTAGGTTGCTTGGTCTCCAGCCAAGGCAGATAGCTATATGGTTCCAGAACAGGAGGGCAAGGTGGAAGACCAAGCAACTAGAGAAAGACTATGAAGTCCTAAAGAGACAGTTCGAAGCAATCAAAGCTGACAATGATGCTCTTCAAGCCCAAAACCAGAAGCTTCAGGCAGAG ATATTGGCACTGAAAGGCAGTAGAGAGCCAACGGAGTCGATCAACCTCAACAAAGAGACAGAGGGATCTTGCAGCAACAGAAGTGAAAACAGCTCAGAAATCAAGCTGGATATCTCAAGGACACCCGCAATTGACAGCCCTCTATCCACACATCCAACCAGCAGACCCCTCTTCCCTTCCTCCATGAGGCCCACTGGCCTGTCCCAACTCCTCCACACCCCATCCTCAAGACCTGACCTCCACTCCCACTCCCACTCCCACAAGCTTGACCAAACTGTTAAAGATGAGAGCTTTTCCAACATGTTCTGTGGCATTGATGATCAAACTGCCTTCTGGCCATGGCTGGAACAGCAGCATTTCAATTGA